A window of Candidatus Nitrospira allomarina genomic DNA:
TCTTTTGCCTTCATGACACAGCCAACCTTGGATTATGACCATTTTCGTGCAACGCTCCTAACCCTTCAGAGAGAATTGTTAGCCGTATCTGCCACCGGGCAGGAAGCAGCCCAACCAGTGGAACTGGACCAAACTGCAGTCGGGCGCGTTTCACGGATGGATGCCCTCCAACAACAGGCGATGGCTCAAGCCGCCCAACAACGTCGACACATTCAATTGCAGCGAATCGAATCAGCCCTCCAACGTCTTGAAAACGGCAAATTCGGCTGGTGTGTGAGGTGCGGAGAAGAAATATCCAGAAAACGATTAGATGTGGATCCCACCGCCCCCCTCTGTATTGCTTGTGCCGATGGAAGAAACCCATAAGTGTTACAGGTCCTGCTCACCGACCCGTCGCCCACCAGAATCCACAAACGAACGAGGAGACCTGTATGAAGAAATCTCATACGG
This region includes:
- a CDS encoding TraR/DksA family transcriptional regulator, which translates into the protein MTQPTLDYDHFRATLLTLQRELLAVSATGQEAAQPVELDQTAVGRVSRMDALQQQAMAQAAQQRRHIQLQRIESALQRLENGKFGWCVRCGEEISRKRLDVDPTAPLCIACADGRNP